The following proteins come from a genomic window of Terriglobia bacterium:
- a CDS encoding PadR family transcriptional regulator: MGDKTDVWQGTLALMVLKTLETMGPLHGYGIARRIEQTSGDLLSLNYGTLYPALLRLEQEGSITSEWGVSENNRKAKFYRLTRSGRAQLRKETREWEQATAILARFLATGEDLP; the protein is encoded by the coding sequence GTGGGAGACAAGACCGACGTTTGGCAAGGAACACTCGCACTAATGGTGCTGAAGACGCTGGAAACGATGGGGCCGCTGCACGGGTACGGCATCGCCCGCCGCATCGAGCAGACCAGCGGGGATCTTCTCTCGCTGAACTACGGCACTCTCTATCCCGCGTTACTGCGGCTCGAGCAGGAGGGTTCCATAACTTCGGAGTGGGGCGTCTCCGAGAACAATCGCAAGGCGAAGTTCTATCGGCTCACACGTTCTGGCCGCGCGCAGCTTCGAAAGGAAACTCGTGAATGGGAGCAGGCGACGGCAATCCTCGCGCGATTCCTCGCGACCGGGGAGGATTTGCCATGA
- a CDS encoding ABC transporter permease: MGTLVQDLRSSFRQLWKAKGFATLAIVTLALGIGANTALFTIVNAVLLRPLPYLHSNRLVAIEAGTKLQTGQGTTSWLNYRDICDQSHVFAAVAGYSSDVSVVETKDRSISVVAPHVTPNTFPMLGAQPLLGRTFTEAEGQPNGEQSVIISEGLWRSSFHSDPNVLGKAVRVGGIPRTIVGVMPESFRFPEEMGHDITDGVWLPIQPTGEMLNDRGYHFFSIIGQLRPGVSIEQARADLSQVSNYIARVDPKNERGLRFVTGSYQEMLTGPVRPVFYGLLGALALLLLIACANVANLLIARCIARRHEFAVRAALGAGRARLVRQMLTEGAVLSLLGCGFGFALVQIILIGVSKLPPDTIPSASYIAVHWNVVLLLAAIATFTTVVSSIAPAFLAGRTDPQPALQAGSRGVGSRSASGRLTRALVIAEVALATVLLCGTGLLFHTLWNLEHTRLGFDVSRITTFTAMPADAAGFSNLLVSPDIANAPTSVGVTAYAPVLNRIRHSPGVEDAALATAPPLSGVQLGTSFEVLGRPKDPGHELDARITAVSGDYGKTLGTAVVRGRMITDDDNAAAPYVIVINETLAKQFFPNEDPLQHQIDLGGKDTGMLRPYTIIGVIADQTDDKVGQQAHPMLFVPYQQVPTTSLFYPALLKTIITFVVKTRGDVPVAPEMRSIFHDVAPNYALDNFKAMREIVSSHIFSERLGLYLIAAFAGLAVVMVVAGLYGVLAQLVSYRRREIGIRMALGATRESMAYLVLKQGSVLLAGGLVAGLVLAALAGRLITGFLYNVRPLDLLTYGAVVFIALLIGTMASLIPARRAATVEPIQALRED; the protein is encoded by the coding sequence ATGGGGACTCTCGTCCAGGATCTGCGTTCCTCGTTCCGGCAGCTGTGGAAAGCCAAAGGTTTTGCAACGCTGGCGATTGTCACGTTAGCGCTGGGCATTGGCGCGAACACCGCGCTATTTACGATCGTCAACGCCGTCCTGCTGCGACCGCTGCCATACCTGCATTCCAATCGCCTCGTAGCGATTGAGGCGGGTACTAAACTGCAGACCGGACAGGGAACAACGTCCTGGCTGAACTATCGCGACATCTGCGATCAGTCGCACGTCTTCGCTGCCGTCGCGGGTTATTCCAGCGACGTCAGTGTCGTTGAAACGAAAGACCGCTCCATTAGCGTTGTCGCTCCGCATGTCACGCCCAACACGTTCCCGATGCTTGGCGCGCAGCCGCTACTGGGACGCACGTTTACCGAAGCCGAAGGGCAGCCCAACGGCGAGCAATCCGTCATTATTTCCGAAGGACTTTGGCGGTCGAGTTTTCACTCCGACCCGAACGTCCTCGGCAAAGCTGTTCGCGTCGGCGGCATCCCGCGCACGATCGTCGGCGTGATGCCCGAGTCGTTCCGCTTTCCCGAGGAAATGGGCCACGACATCACCGACGGTGTCTGGCTGCCGATTCAGCCCACGGGAGAGATGCTGAACGATCGCGGGTATCACTTCTTCAGCATCATCGGACAACTTCGACCCGGTGTGTCGATCGAGCAGGCGCGCGCCGACCTGAGCCAGGTCTCAAATTACATCGCTCGCGTCGATCCCAAGAATGAGAGGGGCTTGCGGTTCGTCACTGGTTCCTACCAGGAGATGCTGACCGGGCCGGTTCGCCCCGTCTTTTATGGGCTGCTGGGAGCGCTTGCGCTGTTATTGCTCATCGCGTGCGCCAATGTCGCGAACCTGCTGATCGCACGTTGTATCGCGCGTCGCCATGAATTTGCCGTACGCGCCGCTCTCGGCGCCGGTCGCGCACGTCTTGTCCGCCAGATGCTCACGGAAGGCGCAGTGCTCAGCCTGCTCGGCTGCGGTTTCGGCTTTGCTCTGGTGCAGATAATCCTGATTGGAGTTTCCAAACTACCGCCTGACACGATTCCCAGCGCGAGTTACATCGCGGTTCACTGGAACGTTGTATTGCTGCTGGCTGCCATCGCTACCTTCACAACCGTCGTTTCCTCGATCGCCCCAGCATTTCTCGCCGGCCGAACCGATCCGCAACCGGCGCTCCAGGCTGGTTCGCGCGGAGTCGGTTCGCGTTCCGCCAGCGGACGCCTCACCCGCGCGCTCGTCATCGCAGAAGTTGCACTCGCGACTGTGCTGCTGTGCGGAACCGGACTACTGTTCCATACGTTGTGGAACCTTGAGCACACGCGCCTTGGCTTCGACGTCTCCCGAATCACGACGTTCACGGCGATGCCTGCCGACGCCGCTGGTTTCTCCAACCTCCTGGTTTCACCGGACATCGCGAACGCACCCACCTCTGTCGGCGTCACCGCCTACGCGCCCGTGCTCAACCGCATTCGCCACTCGCCCGGAGTAGAAGACGCCGCGCTTGCAACGGCACCGCCGCTTTCTGGCGTACAACTGGGCACGAGCTTCGAGGTTCTCGGACGGCCCAAGGATCCCGGCCATGAGCTCGATGCGCGGATCACTGCCGTGAGCGGCGACTACGGCAAGACACTGGGCACCGCAGTTGTACGCGGCCGCATGATCACCGATGACGACAATGCAGCCGCGCCCTACGTGATCGTCATAAATGAAACTTTGGCGAAGCAATTCTTTCCCAATGAAGATCCGCTGCAGCACCAGATCGATCTGGGCGGCAAGGATACGGGGATGTTGCGCCCCTACACGATCATCGGCGTGATCGCCGATCAGACCGACGACAAAGTTGGGCAACAGGCGCACCCAATGCTGTTTGTGCCTTACCAGCAGGTTCCGACGACGTCGCTCTTCTACCCGGCATTGCTCAAGACCATCATCACGTTTGTCGTAAAGACCCGTGGGGATGTTCCCGTCGCCCCCGAAATGCGTTCCATCTTCCACGACGTTGCGCCCAACTACGCGCTGGATAATTTCAAGGCCATGCGCGAGATCGTGAGCAGCCACATCTTCTCGGAGCGCCTAGGTCTTTACCTGATCGCCGCATTTGCGGGACTCGCGGTCGTTATGGTCGTCGCGGGACTCTACGGCGTGCTGGCGCAGTTGGTCAGCTATCGACGCCGCGAGATCGGCATTCGCATGGCTCTCGGCGCCACGCGCGAAAGCATGGCCTATCTAGTTCTCAAGCAGGGCTCCGTTCTACTGGCCGGTGGTCTCGTTGCTGGCCTGGTGCTTGCCGCACTGGCAGGACGCTTGATCACCGGATTCCTCTACAATGTGCGGCCGCTCGACTTGCTGACTTACGGAGCCGTTGTCTTCATCGCCCTGCTGATCGGGACAATGGCGTCGCTGATCCCGGCGCGCCGGGCAGCCACCGTGGAACCGATACAGGCACTGCGCGAGGACTAG
- a CDS encoding isomerizing glutamine--fructose-6-phosphate transaminase, translating to MSTREFSHHMLKEIFENPAAVRQTIAGRVSPDDEVVLEGLHLESSVLRELRDIVILASGTSRHAGLMAKIMIEKLASLPVTVDYASEFEYSDATECKNGELAIFITQSGETADTLAALRRAASCGARTLAIVNVEGSSLARAAESVLYTHAGKEIAVASTKTFTAQMAACLLLAIHLGRVRGTMNRERERELLSALRAVPEKVEAVLAADSACQSLAEKYAIAADFLFLGRSIHFPVAADGALKLKETSYIHAEAYPTGEIKHGPYALIDGTMPVVFIATRDGNDSGSARRYDMTVQNMRDVKERGARVIAIVSDAAEEVHALTKDVITVPSAPELLLPLVEIVPLQLFAYHVARLRGVDVDRPRNLVKAVTRE from the coding sequence ATGTCGACACGCGAATTTTCGCACCACATGTTGAAGGAGATTTTCGAGAACCCTGCGGCTGTACGGCAGACGATCGCCGGGCGCGTTTCGCCGGATGATGAGGTTGTTCTCGAAGGTCTGCACCTGGAGTCGTCGGTGTTGCGAGAGTTGCGCGACATCGTCATTCTCGCTTCGGGCACCAGCCGTCACGCCGGCTTGATGGCGAAGATAATGATTGAGAAGCTGGCGAGTTTGCCCGTCACGGTCGACTACGCCAGCGAATTCGAGTACAGCGATGCGACGGAGTGCAAGAACGGCGAACTCGCTATCTTCATTACTCAATCTGGTGAGACGGCAGACACGCTGGCAGCGTTGCGAAGAGCCGCGTCGTGCGGTGCACGCACGCTTGCCATAGTCAACGTGGAAGGGTCGTCGCTGGCGCGTGCGGCAGAGAGCGTTCTCTATACCCACGCCGGGAAGGAAATCGCCGTCGCGTCGACCAAGACCTTCACGGCACAGATGGCAGCATGCCTGCTGCTGGCGATCCATCTCGGGAGGGTTCGCGGCACCATGAATCGCGAGCGGGAGCGCGAACTGCTGTCAGCGTTGCGCGCCGTTCCCGAAAAGGTTGAGGCGGTTCTCGCGGCCGATTCCGCCTGCCAGTCGCTCGCGGAAAAATACGCGATTGCGGCGGATTTCCTGTTCCTGGGCCGCAGCATTCATTTCCCAGTTGCTGCCGACGGCGCGCTGAAGCTCAAGGAAACTTCGTACATACACGCCGAGGCTTATCCCACTGGCGAGATCAAGCACGGCCCTTACGCTCTCATCGATGGAACTATGCCGGTCGTCTTCATTGCGACTCGCGACGGCAATGATTCAGGTTCAGCGCGGCGCTATGACATGACCGTCCAGAACATGCGCGATGTCAAGGAGCGCGGAGCTCGCGTGATTGCGATCGTCAGCGACGCCGCCGAAGAGGTACACGCGCTCACGAAGGATGTGATAACAGTCCCCAGCGCGCCGGAACTGCTGCTTCCGCTCGTCGAAATTGTTCCGCTGCAGTTGTTTGCTTATCACGTCGCGCGACTGCGCGGTGTTGACGTGGACAGACCTCGCAATCTCGTGAAGGCTGTGACCCGGGAGTAA
- a CDS encoding GntR family transcriptional regulator has product MPVAATGSRTGRSGATTPAYRRIQSEILQRIENGDLKMGDSVASERMLAKAHGVSLMTARQALVGLEREGLVERRRGAGTFVAPPKIHFNKLMSFTEQLTGRSLNPTSKVLSHKVVADEPEVAARLSLPFNAPLIKLERLRLGSGEPFAIETCYLAAESFPELTRAALERGSLFSLLEREYGVEIAHADEEVDATVADAYLARVLAVNPGHPLLRIRQTIFSGRGTPTVCVLGLYRADRHVLRIRRYR; this is encoded by the coding sequence ATGCCTGTAGCAGCAACTGGAAGCCGCACTGGCCGGAGCGGCGCCACGACGCCGGCCTATCGCCGCATCCAGAGCGAGATCCTGCAACGGATTGAAAACGGCGACTTGAAGATGGGCGACTCGGTCGCATCCGAACGCATGCTGGCAAAAGCGCATGGCGTGAGCCTGATGACCGCTCGCCAGGCGCTCGTGGGCCTGGAACGCGAAGGCCTGGTCGAGCGCCGGCGTGGTGCCGGAACCTTCGTTGCGCCTCCGAAAATCCATTTCAACAAGCTGATGAGCTTTACCGAGCAGCTCACTGGGCGCAGTTTGAACCCGACATCGAAGGTTCTCTCCCACAAAGTCGTCGCGGATGAGCCGGAAGTTGCAGCGCGGCTCTCGCTGCCATTTAACGCGCCGCTGATCAAACTGGAGCGATTGCGCCTCGGCTCTGGAGAGCCGTTCGCAATAGAAACCTGTTATCTCGCAGCAGAGAGCTTTCCCGAACTTACGCGAGCGGCGTTGGAGCGCGGTTCGTTGTTCTCGCTACTGGAACGCGAGTATGGAGTTGAGATTGCGCATGCCGATGAGGAGGTGGATGCGACGGTTGCCGATGCGTACCTGGCGCGCGTGCTCGCCGTCAATCCAGGTCATCCGTTGCTTCGTATACGGCAGACGATTTTCTCGGGTCGCGGAACGCCGACGGTGTGCGTACTCGGACTCTATCGGGCAGATCGCCACGTGCTGCGGATTCGTCGCTACCGCTAG
- a CDS encoding TetR/AcrR family transcriptional regulator: MRYGPEHKLETHRKIVKDASRRVRAEGLTGAAVATVMRDTGLTHGGFYKHFESKDELLVESMHEAFGEIIDNLECAAAQSHAGEAWKRIVRTYLSLEYCDRVETGCPMAALAPELARVDRRMKPRVVAELVNYKSRMTPFMPGRRGEDKERAFFVIFSTMIGAIQIARLLPDPAMRKKVLGNAREFLLRSF, translated from the coding sequence ATGCGCTACGGACCGGAACATAAACTCGAAACCCACCGGAAGATCGTGAAAGATGCGTCACGGCGCGTTCGCGCGGAGGGCTTAACCGGCGCGGCGGTGGCCACGGTTATGCGGGACACCGGCCTGACTCACGGGGGCTTCTACAAGCACTTCGAGAGCAAGGATGAGCTGCTCGTGGAATCGATGCACGAGGCTTTCGGGGAGATCATCGACAACCTGGAGTGCGCTGCTGCACAGTCGCATGCGGGAGAGGCGTGGAAGAGGATCGTTAGAACGTATCTCAGCCTCGAGTACTGCGATCGGGTCGAGACTGGTTGTCCGATGGCGGCGCTTGCGCCGGAATTGGCGCGCGTGGACAGGAGGATGAAGCCTCGAGTCGTCGCGGAACTGGTGAACTACAAGAGCCGAATGACTCCGTTTATGCCGGGTCGACGAGGTGAGGATAAAGAACGGGCGTTCTTCGTAATCTTCTCGACCATGATCGGGGCCATCCAGATCGCCCGTCTGCTTCCCGATCCCGCGATGCGGAAAAAGGTGCTGGGGAACGCGAGGGAGTTTCTGTTGAGGAGCTTCTGA
- a CDS encoding HD domain-containing protein — protein sequence MQSIRDFAHSIGVMEFASKVFDSLLAKHRDELGWPADRINRNKQLLRLAALLHDTGHPPFSHGSEEVVPGGDHEEFSKKVMLADPVGSILDEFKSSHGIDRNDVAEFFSAENIDPDIAFLREIFSGEMDADKLDYLLRDSHYTGVHYGRFDHERLVRGLCLIPDKNEKFGNYIMAVESGGLHALEGLVLARYFMFTQVYFHRVRRAFDHHLVAFLTKNVGRYPEDLDKYLAIDDDFVINLLKDKVATDEHANAIINRRPYKEAFTTSEHVTEEERIRFFWLWSELQSKFSGLDKFIDNAEKAPHKFEKVGTFVLSRSTGEPVLVVNESGIIKNLQNIEQYRIFVPAKYRDEVRDYCRDFSQNHTTKHLKAMK from the coding sequence GTGCAGAGCATTCGCGATTTTGCACATTCGATTGGAGTGATGGAATTTGCAAGTAAAGTGTTCGATTCTCTTCTCGCGAAACACCGGGATGAACTCGGTTGGCCTGCCGATAGAATCAACCGGAACAAGCAACTTCTCAGGCTTGCAGCGTTATTGCACGACACGGGGCATCCCCCTTTCTCTCATGGATCTGAGGAGGTGGTTCCGGGCGGAGATCATGAAGAGTTCTCAAAGAAGGTCATGTTGGCAGATCCGGTCGGCTCGATTTTGGATGAATTCAAGAGTAGTCACGGGATAGACAGAAACGACGTAGCCGAGTTCTTTTCCGCAGAGAACATTGATCCGGACATTGCATTCCTTAGAGAAATATTCAGTGGGGAAATGGATGCGGACAAGCTCGATTACTTGTTGAGAGATTCACACTATACAGGGGTTCATTACGGCCGCTTCGATCATGAGAGACTCGTCCGAGGATTGTGCCTAATACCGGATAAGAATGAAAAATTCGGCAACTACATCATGGCCGTGGAAAGCGGTGGGCTTCACGCTCTCGAAGGACTCGTGCTTGCACGGTATTTCATGTTTACTCAAGTCTACTTTCACAGAGTTAGACGAGCGTTCGATCACCATCTAGTAGCGTTTCTCACCAAGAATGTCGGGAGATACCCCGAAGACCTGGATAAATACTTAGCCATAGATGATGATTTTGTAATCAACCTTCTTAAGGACAAAGTGGCAACTGATGAGCACGCTAACGCAATTATCAATCGACGGCCTTACAAAGAGGCATTTACCACTTCAGAACACGTCACAGAAGAAGAAAGAATTCGATTCTTTTGGCTCTGGTCCGAACTGCAATCGAAGTTTTCCGGTCTGGATAAGTTCATCGACAATGCCGAGAAAGCACCTCACAAATTTGAAAAAGTGGGAACTTTTGTGCTGAGTCGCTCAACTGGTGAACCAGTCTTAGTTGTAAACGAATCTGGAATCATTAAGAACCTGCAAAATATCGAGCAGTACCGGATTTTTGTTCCTGCTAAATATCGGGATGAGGTTCGGGATTATTGCCGCGATTTTTCACAGAATCACACAACAAAGCACTTGAAAGCTATGAAATAG
- a CDS encoding DUF2188 domain-containing protein — protein sequence MRRRDVHTTPNPTGNGWVNEVNGKVVSHHQRQDTAIDRGREIAIDHHAEHVIHGRNGQIRDSNSYGNDPCPPRDKR from the coding sequence ATGCGAAGAAGAGACGTGCATACAACACCGAACCCAACCGGAAACGGCTGGGTTAATGAAGTTAACGGCAAGGTAGTTTCACACCATCAACGGCAGGATACGGCGATTGATCGAGGTCGCGAAATCGCGATTGATCACCATGCTGAACACGTCATTCACGGACGGAACGGACAAATCCGCGATAGCAATAGCTACGGGAATGATCCGTGCCCGCCGAGGGATAAACGATAG
- the tnpA gene encoding IS200/IS605 family transposase, with product MHSIICNRVHIVFGTAERRALIPDNLQERLWAYIGGVARNLDAVAMAVGGTADHVHILLALPGNKSLSELVQKIKANSSRWISEEGKIPLFSWQKGYGAFSVGATAMKPTIDYILGQRDHHRRANFLEEWQRILTQHGVDRVLAPPYQE from the coding sequence ATGCACTCCATCATCTGCAATCGCGTCCACATCGTCTTCGGAACCGCCGAACGTCGCGCCCTCATCCCAGACAACCTTCAAGAGCGCTTGTGGGCATACATCGGCGGAGTGGCGAGAAACCTCGACGCTGTTGCGATGGCGGTTGGCGGTACCGCGGATCACGTTCACATACTTCTCGCGCTGCCCGGTAACAAATCTCTTTCCGAACTGGTCCAGAAAATCAAAGCGAACTCCTCACGATGGATCTCAGAAGAAGGGAAGATCCCTTTGTTTTCTTGGCAGAAGGGTTACGGCGCGTTCAGCGTCGGAGCCACAGCGATGAAACCCACGATCGATTACATTCTGGGGCAGCGCGACCATCATCGCCGCGCGAATTTCCTTGAAGAATGGCAGCGAATCCTGACGCAGCACGGAGTCGATCGCGTCCTGGCACCGCCCTATCAGGAGTGA
- a CDS encoding vitamin B12-dependent ribonucleotide reductase, which yields MAEVTNKTTSEAATTAQPVTTTPKKKAPGLTFKRFYTKAGISPYDEIEWEYRTASITDAKGNVIFEQKDVESPKDWSMTAINIVASKYLHGQIGTPERESGVRALVDRVVATITRWGTTGGYFRSTEDANIFHDELAYLLLHQYAAFNSPVWFNVGCDRIEPNSDATNWHWNPQAQRVEFGVTGYSYPQCSACFINSVHDSLDSILTLAKTEGMLFKWGSGTGTNLSPLRSSTEQLSGGGTASGPLSFMKGFDAFAGVIKSGGKTRRAAKMVILNIDHPDIVDFIDCKAKEEAKAWCLVQSGYDGSGPDSEAYSSIFFQNANNSVRVTDEFMHAVVRDAEFSTKSVKDPRPINTYKSRDLLRKIAEATWQCGDPGMQYDTTVNRWHTSKNTARINASNPCSEYMFLDDSACNLASLNLMKFAPTGTFDVDSYRHACDIIITAQEILVDNSGYPTEMISRNSHDYRPLGLGYANLGALLMAAGLPYDSDAGRDYAACLTAIMCGEAYLQSSRIAELCQPLAPATETTTKYHAEHESQITGAACPGYYVNREPFLDVIRMHRASVNNISKANVPPSLLEASRQCWDEALSHGEKHGYRNSQVTVLAPTGTIGFMMDCDTTGVEPDLALVKFKKLVGGGMIKIVNNTVPAALFKLGYTGDQTNAIVSYIDATGTIEGAPHIKDEHLAVFDCAFKPGKGTRSIHYMGHLKMMAAVQPFISGAISKTINMPEAASVEEIMDAYVEAWKQGLKAVAIYRDGSKKNQVLNTKKDEEKKKESVAVIEEEDPTGPPRARRNKLPEERLSITHKFNIGGHEGYITVGLYKNGMPGEIFITMAKEGSTVSGLMDSFACAVSISLQHGVPLKLLCEKFAHTRFEPSGWSHNSEIGYAKSIMDYIFRWLELRFLTGQQQSLFDDLRPTYPGEVRPPKAGNGNVPEMGDPLPEPPRSNHEYPGGSATRHQHSADALKELIDFGDDAPSCHVCGAIMTRNGSCYRCMSCGSTSGCS from the coding sequence ATGGCCGAAGTTACGAACAAGACCACGAGCGAGGCAGCAACAACTGCACAGCCAGTAACCACCACACCGAAGAAGAAGGCTCCCGGCCTGACTTTCAAGCGGTTCTACACCAAGGCCGGCATCTCGCCCTACGACGAGATCGAGTGGGAGTATCGCACCGCCAGCATCACCGACGCCAAAGGTAACGTCATCTTCGAACAAAAAGACGTCGAGAGCCCGAAGGACTGGTCGATGACCGCCATCAACATCGTCGCCAGCAAGTACCTTCACGGACAGATCGGCACTCCCGAGCGCGAGTCTGGCGTTCGCGCCCTGGTCGATCGCGTGGTCGCGACCATCACTCGCTGGGGCACGACCGGCGGATACTTCCGCTCCACCGAAGATGCCAACATCTTCCACGACGAACTGGCCTATCTGCTCCTCCACCAGTACGCCGCCTTCAACTCTCCGGTATGGTTCAACGTAGGCTGCGACCGCATCGAGCCCAACTCCGACGCCACCAACTGGCACTGGAACCCGCAAGCCCAGCGCGTCGAGTTCGGCGTAACCGGCTATTCCTATCCGCAATGTTCCGCCTGCTTCATCAACTCCGTGCACGACTCGCTCGACTCCATCCTCACTCTCGCCAAGACCGAGGGCATGCTCTTCAAGTGGGGATCGGGCACCGGCACCAATCTCTCTCCGTTGCGCTCCTCCACCGAGCAGCTTTCCGGCGGCGGCACCGCCAGTGGCCCCCTCAGCTTCATGAAAGGCTTCGACGCCTTCGCCGGAGTCATCAAGTCCGGCGGCAAGACCCGTCGCGCCGCCAAGATGGTCATCCTCAACATCGACCATCCCGACATCGTCGACTTCATCGACTGCAAGGCGAAGGAAGAGGCCAAGGCCTGGTGCCTCGTGCAGTCCGGCTACGACGGATCGGGTCCCGACTCCGAAGCTTACAGCTCCATCTTTTTCCAGAACGCCAACAACTCCGTCCGCGTCACCGACGAGTTCATGCACGCCGTCGTACGCGACGCCGAGTTCTCCACCAAGTCGGTGAAGGACCCGCGTCCCATCAACACCTACAAGTCGCGCGACCTGCTCCGCAAGATCGCCGAAGCCACCTGGCAATGCGGCGACCCCGGCATGCAGTACGACACCACCGTCAACCGTTGGCACACTTCCAAGAACACCGCGCGCATCAACGCCTCCAACCCCTGCTCCGAGTACATGTTCCTCGACGACTCGGCCTGCAACCTCGCGTCGCTGAACCTCATGAAGTTCGCGCCCACCGGAACCTTCGACGTCGACTCCTACCGCCACGCCTGCGACATCATCATCACCGCGCAGGAAATCCTCGTCGACAACTCCGGCTACCCCACCGAGATGATCTCGCGCAACTCGCACGACTATCGTCCGCTCGGTCTGGGCTACGCCAACCTCGGCGCGCTGCTGATGGCCGCCGGCCTGCCCTATGACAGCGATGCCGGCCGCGACTACGCTGCCTGCCTCACCGCCATCATGTGCGGCGAAGCCTACTTGCAGTCCTCGCGCATCGCCGAACTCTGCCAGCCGCTAGCGCCCGCCACCGAGACCACGACGAAGTACCACGCCGAGCACGAGTCGCAGATCACCGGCGCCGCCTGCCCCGGCTACTACGTCAACCGCGAACCCTTCCTCGACGTCATCCGCATGCACCGCGCCTCGGTCAACAACATCTCCAAGGCCAACGTGCCTCCGTCGTTGCTCGAGGCCTCGCGCCAGTGCTGGGACGAAGCTCTTTCCCACGGCGAGAAGCACGGCTACCGCAACTCGCAGGTCACCGTACTCGCGCCCACCGGAACCATCGGCTTCATGATGGATTGCGACACCACCGGCGTGGAGCCCGACCTCGCCCTCGTCAAGTTCAAGAAGCTGGTTGGCGGCGGCATGATCAAGATCGTGAACAACACGGTCCCGGCCGCGCTCTTCAAACTCGGCTACACCGGCGACCAGACTAACGCCATCGTCAGCTACATCGACGCCACCGGAACTATCGAAGGCGCGCCGCACATCAAGGACGAGCATCTCGCCGTCTTCGATTGCGCCTTCAAGCCCGGCAAGGGCACGCGTTCCATCCATTACATGGGACACCTCAAGATGATGGCTGCCGTCCAGCCCTTCATCTCCGGCGCCATCTCCAAGACCATCAACATGCCGGAAGCGGCTTCGGTCGAGGAGATCATGGACGCCTACGTCGAAGCCTGGAAGCAGGGCCTCAAGGCCGTCGCCATCTACCGCGACGGCTCCAAGAAGAACCAGGTGCTCAACACCAAGAAGGACGAGGAGAAGAAGAAGGAATCCGTCGCCGTCATCGAAGAAGAGGATCCCACCGGACCGCCGCGCGCCCGTCGCAACAAGCTCCCCGAGGAGCGCCTGTCGATCACGCACAAGTTCAACATCGGCGGCCACGAAGGCTACATCACCGTCGGCCTCTACAAGAACGGAATGCCCGGCGAGATCTTCATCACCATGGCCAAGGAAGGCTCCACCGTCAGCGGCCTCATGGACAGCTTCGCCTGCGCCGTGTCGATCTCCTTGCAGCACGGCGTTCCGCTCAAGCTGCTCTGCGAGAAGTTCGCGCACACCCGCTTCGAACCCAGCGGCTGGAGCCACAACTCCGAGATCGGCTACGCCAAGTCGATCATGGATTACATCTTCCGCTGGCTCGAACTCCGCTTCCTCACCGGGCAGCAGCAGTCGCTCTTCGACGACCTGCGCCCAACCTATCCCGGCGAAGTTCGCCCGCCGAAGGCTGGCAACGGCAACGTCCCCGAAATGGGCGACCCGCTGCCCGAGCCTCCGCGCTCGAACCACGAATACCCGGGCGGCAGTGCAACCCGTCACCAGCACTCGGCCGACGCCCTGAAGGAACTCATCGACTTCGGCGATGACGCCCCTTCCTGCCACGTCTGCGGAGCCATCATGACCCGCAACGGCAGCTGCTACCGCTGCATGTCCTGCGGTTCGACTAGCGGGTGCTCGTAA